Proteins co-encoded in one Ignavibacteria bacterium genomic window:
- a CDS encoding VWA domain-containing protein, translating into MKKIILAALTLLVPLLTFAQEKAKYDLDFDKPLKGRTSNSIMSLGGLEFKDSLVSYTLLKGGYFTLGTTGGISQSSLDNQCQLTFGHPYAMTSYPVFSLDGAWYRFDDLFTAGDYQFSMKGDTLVISAVKTGVISVKFSLVFQKSDSTFRLNEEITNLDSASHKSGLGFVLDPALGHGGDAAVYMLQELLKESKILTSQELPHEIMLREKPSGAKGLAMALSFSNNPDRMIIANWKDMEKTPSPEFDNSAPKTLYDCVIKSFWDESVLGPSEKKSKEMTLTLRNPDFSSAFFLRWDMPQFIALDGGLLFPQKLQTYLEIKNTGTKQISSGSLKVQMPTEFTSPKAEYSYGSVIPLYQALEVSPRIIYDDKIAEIALGLYDGTQMVDELRRFVYLPATPVSDSGLVVKIDTLVSSKFPNMSISFEVTRKDKGSKVTTLTPENIFLYENSTRLTNFTFGKDTSGGASQADIVFVLDVTGSMGGEIASVKNNIIEFADSLSASRVDYQLGLVTFLDEVENKYPFTKDVQAFQQIIGQQNAHGGGDMPENSLQALLDASAFNFRPESKRIIVWITDAQFHEKDSYTPLSRETVLDSLLIKGIVVNAIGTQGYKSAYYEAITTPTGGNYYDITGNFRDILLDISRMKTNYKYLVTYRSSAPSGSNTVKLQIRFAGLGGQAEVNYTTAQNSLAEKHLAFYPNPFNPEITFQVKKGGYVKGKIKIFNVLGQKVKEFDLTENNMQKVVWNARNDRGDMVGTGFYFAELTLTDIRETSYTETAKILYLK; encoded by the coding sequence ATGAAAAAAATTATTCTTGCGGCACTAACACTGTTAGTGCCCTTATTAACCTTTGCACAGGAGAAGGCAAAATACGACCTCGATTTTGATAAACCGCTTAAAGGCCGTACATCCAACTCCATAATGTCACTGGGAGGACTGGAATTTAAGGACAGCCTCGTCAGTTATACTCTCCTTAAGGGCGGATACTTTACTTTGGGTACTACCGGGGGAATATCTCAAAGCAGCCTCGATAACCAGTGCCAGCTGACATTCGGACACCCTTATGCAATGACTTCATACCCCGTCTTTTCTCTCGACGGAGCATGGTACAGGTTTGATGACCTGTTTACTGCGGGCGACTATCAGTTTTCAATGAAGGGTGATACACTGGTAATTTCGGCAGTTAAAACGGGCGTCATTTCTGTTAAATTTTCCTTGGTTTTTCAGAAGTCCGATTCCACTTTCAGGCTTAATGAGGAGATAACGAACCTTGATTCAGCCTCACATAAGTCGGGCCTGGGTTTTGTGCTTGATCCCGCATTGGGCCACGGGGGAGATGCCGCGGTTTATATGCTGCAGGAACTCTTAAAGGAAAGTAAGATTCTCACCTCACAGGAACTTCCACATGAAATCATGCTCCGGGAAAAGCCGTCAGGCGCAAAAGGCCTTGCCATGGCTTTAAGCTTCAGTAATAATCCCGACAGGATGATCATTGCCAACTGGAAGGATATGGAGAAGACGCCTTCGCCTGAATTTGACAATTCAGCACCAAAGACGCTTTACGACTGTGTAATAAAATCCTTCTGGGATGAATCGGTTCTGGGACCGTCTGAAAAGAAAAGTAAAGAGATGACTCTCACCTTAAGGAACCCCGATTTTTCTTCGGCTTTTTTCTTAAGGTGGGATATGCCGCAGTTTATTGCGCTTGATGGCGGGCTTCTGTTCCCGCAAAAGCTCCAGACGTACCTTGAAATTAAAAATACCGGGACAAAGCAGATAAGCAGCGGAAGCTTAAAAGTCCAGATGCCAACGGAATTTACTTCCCCCAAAGCGGAGTATTCTTATGGATCGGTTATACCTCTTTACCAGGCGCTGGAGGTAAGTCCCCGCATAATTTATGACGACAAAATTGCAGAGATTGCCCTGGGGCTTTATGACGGGACTCAAATGGTTGATGAACTCCGCAGGTTTGTATATCTTCCTGCTACTCCTGTCTCCGACAGCGGCCTTGTAGTCAAGATAGACACTCTTGTAAGCTCTAAATTCCCGAACATGTCCATCTCATTTGAGGTTACGAGGAAAGACAAGGGAAGTAAAGTTACGACGCTGACGCCTGAGAACATTTTCCTTTATGAGAATTCCACACGCCTTACAAATTTCACCTTCGGCAAAGATACCTCAGGCGGAGCCTCACAGGCAGACATCGTTTTTGTTCTTGACGTTACCGGGAGTATGGGAGGCGAGATTGCATCTGTTAAAAACAATATTATTGAATTTGCCGACAGCCTTTCGGCCAGCAGGGTAGACTATCAATTAGGGCTGGTTACATTCCTGGACGAAGTTGAGAACAAGTATCCATTTACAAAGGACGTTCAGGCTTTCCAGCAGATAATAGGCCAGCAGAATGCCCACGGAGGAGGCGACATGCCGGAGAACTCTCTTCAGGCTCTTTTGGATGCCTCGGCCTTCAATTTCCGTCCTGAAAGCAAACGCATCATCGTCTGGATTACCGACGCACAGTTCCATGAAAAAGACAGCTATACGCCTCTTTCAAGGGAGACGGTTCTGGATTCACTCCTTATAAAAGGGATTGTGGTAAATGCCATAGGCACGCAGGGCTATAAGTCTGCCTACTATGAGGCAATTACTACCCCCACGGGCGGGAACTACTACGACATAACTGGCAACTTCAGGGATATTCTTCTCGACATATCGCGAATGAAGACAAATTACAAGTATTTAGTTACCTACCGCTCCAGTGCGCCTTCAGGCAGTAATACAGTTAAACTCCAGATCAGGTTTGCAGGGCTCGGCGGCCAGGCCGAGGTAAACTACACGACAGCACAAAACAGCCTGGCTGAAAAACATCTTGCTTTCTATCCAAACCCGTTCAACCCAGAAATTACCTTTCAGGTTAAAAAAGGGGGGTATGTGAAGGGGAAAATAAAAATATTTAACGTACTCGGTCAGAAGGTAAAGGAATTTGACCTTACGGAAAACAATATGCAAAAAGTAGTATGGAATGCCAGGAACGACCGCGGCGATATGGTTGGAACAGGCTTCTACTTCGCGGAGCTGACGCTTACCGACATCAGAGAGACCAGTTATACGGAGACCGCAAAAATTCTGTACTTAAAGTAG
- a CDS encoding VWA domain-containing protein, translating into MKTAVRIAAFASVLFFITFLLSNDVYAVGALFARPRFSSQEYSKMWIKKVDVKVDIQEQISVTHVDQTFYNELNSSVETVYIFPLPENATVSQLVYWVNGQRFEAEIRERAEAVNDYNQHLRQWLDPALLEYMGNNLFRLSIVPVNAQSEVRTEITYVEPLKYDFGMVKYNFRLNTLGLSSKALQTVTVNVEASSKYDYKSFSSPSHGNSTAAKLTKFADNHYQFFYGDENFVPDKDLLIQFQTQRKEIEYHGLTFKPSPKDSIGSDSYYAIWISPPDSLAGDELIPQNIVFTVDVSSSVYGIRLEKIKESLNNFLALLDACDKFNIVIFGTTVDKFKPDLVTATPENIQAAKDYVLKLYAVGMTNISGALASSLAQSFGDSTSNSIVFLTDGYPTWGDTTNTAILSSVKEKNTKGVRIFSFGVGDEVKRSLLISLAEENHGYSNFITSNDSIALVIKDHFMRIAKPVLTDISLDLGGLQVWDQYPKTIGDLFWGSQLMQVGLYKTGGNCIVTLKGKIRSKDVEFKQQIDFPDTLGGHRFVPRVWAKSKIDYLMDQIGILGQKKELVDQVVVLSLRYQILTPYTAFYADPSTGVKKEGSLKPDNFALEQNYPNPFNPETKITYSLPMGRAAYRVVIKIYNALGQLICTLIDLEQAPGKYTVTWNGMDAGNNLVPSGVYFYTIQTGEFQQTRKMVLMR; encoded by the coding sequence ATGAAAACGGCTGTGAGAATTGCTGCATTCGCTTCAGTTCTTTTCTTTATCACTTTCCTCCTCAGCAATGATGTATATGCCGTAGGTGCACTGTTTGCCCGCCCGCGCTTCAGCTCCCAGGAATATTCGAAGATGTGGATCAAGAAGGTTGACGTAAAAGTCGACATTCAGGAGCAGATATCCGTTACACATGTTGACCAGACGTTCTACAATGAGCTGAACAGTTCGGTTGAGACTGTTTATATCTTTCCTCTTCCTGAAAACGCTACAGTTTCGCAGCTTGTTTACTGGGTAAACGGCCAGCGCTTTGAAGCCGAAATACGTGAAAGGGCAGAGGCTGTAAATGATTACAACCAGCACCTGAGGCAGTGGCTCGATCCGGCACTTCTGGAATATATGGGCAATAACCTTTTCCGCCTCAGTATTGTGCCCGTTAATGCGCAGTCGGAGGTGAGAACTGAAATTACGTACGTTGAACCGCTGAAGTATGATTTTGGAATGGTAAAGTATAATTTCCGCCTCAATACTCTGGGGCTTTCCTCAAAAGCTCTTCAGACGGTTACTGTTAACGTGGAAGCCAGTTCCAAATACGATTATAAAAGCTTTTCCTCGCCCTCGCACGGCAATTCAACTGCCGCCAAACTTACAAAGTTTGCTGATAACCATTATCAATTCTTCTACGGCGATGAAAATTTTGTCCCCGATAAGGATCTCTTAATTCAGTTCCAGACACAAAGGAAAGAAATTGAATACCACGGGCTTACATTTAAGCCTTCGCCGAAGGATTCAATCGGGTCCGACAGCTATTACGCCATATGGATAAGCCCTCCGGACAGTCTTGCCGGGGATGAATTAATCCCTCAGAATATAGTTTTTACTGTGGACGTTTCCTCCAGCGTTTACGGAATACGACTGGAGAAGATCAAAGAATCGCTTAATAACTTCCTGGCTCTTCTGGACGCGTGCGATAAATTTAATATTGTGATATTCGGGACCACAGTGGATAAATTTAAGCCCGACCTGGTAACGGCAACCCCTGAAAATATTCAGGCGGCAAAAGATTATGTCCTGAAGCTTTATGCCGTCGGAATGACGAACATCAGCGGCGCCCTTGCAAGCTCCCTTGCCCAGAGTTTCGGCGATTCCACCTCGAATTCAATTGTATTTCTGACTGACGGATACCCCACATGGGGCGATACAACAAATACTGCAATTTTAAGCAGTGTAAAAGAGAAAAACACCAAAGGCGTCAGAATATTCTCATTCGGCGTGGGCGATGAGGTTAAACGTTCGCTTCTTATAAGCCTGGCTGAGGAAAACCACGGCTACAGCAATTTTATAACATCCAACGACAGTATTGCGCTCGTAATTAAAGATCATTTTATGAGAATTGCCAAACCGGTGTTGACAGATATCAGTCTGGACCTTGGCGGACTGCAGGTTTGGGACCAGTACCCAAAGACAATAGGCGACCTGTTCTGGGGCAGCCAGCTAATGCAGGTGGGCCTTTATAAAACCGGGGGCAACTGCATCGTTACGCTGAAAGGAAAAATCCGCTCAAAGGACGTTGAATTCAAGCAGCAGATAGATTTTCCCGATACCCTGGGCGGCCACAGATTTGTGCCCAGAGTGTGGGCTAAGAGTAAAATTGACTACCTGATGGACCAGATAGGAATATTGGGTCAGAAAAAAGAGCTCGTTGACCAGGTAGTTGTACTCAGCCTCCGCTATCAGATACTTACGCCTTATACGGCTTTCTATGCCGATCCTTCAACCGGCGTTAAAAAAGAAGGCAGCCTCAAGCCGGATAATTTTGCTTTGGAACAGAATTATCCAAACCCCTTCAACCCGGAAACCAAAATAACTTATTCGCTGCCTATGGGGCGCGCGGCATACCGCGTTGTTATAAAAATCTATAATGCTTTAGGGCAGCTTATCTGCACGCTCATCGATTTGGAACAGGCCCCCGGCAAATATACCGTAACATGGAACGGTATGGATGCAGGAAATAACCTGGTCCCCAGCGGTGTGTATTTCTACACTATACAGACCGGGGAGTTCCAGCAGACACGCAAAATGGTTTTAATGCGATAA
- a CDS encoding polysaccharide deacetylase family protein, protein MILGGVVRTDKTKREIRLVFTAHDKGEGGEIVRSVLKKHNIKASFFFTGDFYRNSKFTAFIKALKKDGHYLGAHSNKHLLYAPWEKRDSLLISQEDFVKDLRANYAEMEKFGVKKEDAKYFLPPFEWYNEEISRWAKELGLELVNFTPGTRSNADYTSPLVDKNYVSSDDIYKSIMNFEKSDKNGLNGFILLTHIAATEGRKDLFYNRLDSLITELEGKGYTFMRFK, encoded by the coding sequence ATAATCCTGGGCGGTGTTGTCAGGACGGACAAAACGAAACGTGAAATCCGCCTGGTATTTACCGCACACGATAAAGGAGAGGGAGGAGAGATTGTTAGAAGTGTCCTCAAAAAACATAACATTAAGGCCTCCTTCTTCTTTACCGGGGATTTTTACCGCAACAGCAAATTTACGGCGTTTATAAAAGCCCTTAAAAAAGACGGACATTACCTAGGGGCCCATTCAAATAAGCATCTTCTCTACGCTCCCTGGGAAAAAAGGGACTCACTCTTAATAAGTCAAGAGGACTTTGTTAAGGACCTTAGGGCTAATTACGCCGAAATGGAAAAGTTTGGTGTTAAGAAGGAGGATGCAAAATACTTTCTGCCTCCGTTTGAATGGTATAACGAGGAAATAAGCCGGTGGGCAAAAGAGCTGGGGCTTGAGCTTGTAAATTTTACGCCCGGCACAAGGTCCAATGCCGACTATACTTCGCCTCTGGTGGATAAAAACTACGTTTCAAGCGACGACATTTATAAGAGCATTATGAACTTTGAAAAGTCGGACAAAAACGGCCTGAACGGCTTTATTCTGCTTACTCACATAGCAGCAACCGAGGGTAGAAAAGACCTTTTCTACAACAGGCTTGACAGCCTGATTACAGAACTTGAAGGAAAAGGTTATACCTTTATGCGCTTTAAATAA
- a CDS encoding glycoside hydrolase has translation MKKKLLLLLLFVLPFGLIFPQSSWIRINQLGYLNKSVKVAVLVSKENLNVKSFELCDAMTGKSVWKSKSVKPYGNYGAFASSFRLNFSDFKKDGAYYLKAGDVKSPSFRIGNDVYNGTADFLLKYMRQQQCGYNPFIKDSCHTHDGFIIFHPDPKVDSTHIDVVGGWHDASDYLQYVTTSANAVFDLMFAYEQNPTSFGDEYDKDGNPGANGVPDILDQAKWGMDWLVKMNPSKDMMFNQIADDRDHAGFKMPSQDPVTYGKGKERPVYFCTGEPQGVFKNKNRATGIASTAGKFAAAFSMGSEIFSKYYPEFAKVLKTKAVEAYELGVKHPGVCQTAPCVSPYFYEEDNWVDDMELAATQLYQYTGKNYLKDAAQYGKQEPVTPWMGADTARHYQWYPFMNLGHYYLAKSSDKAIAKEFTADFKKGIDNVYQKGKSNPFLIGIPFIWCSNNLVSAMLTQSHLYYTLTKDASYQEMEAGLRDWLFGCNPWGTSMIMGLPKNGDNPVDPHSAFSAVYHMQVDGGLVDGPVYTSIFNMLKGLTLHEPDEYAQFQSKRIVYHDDFGDYSTNEPTMDGTASLTYYLGALQAEGNKDQAGLIKKKVK, from the coding sequence ATGAAAAAGAAATTGCTTTTATTATTATTATTTGTTCTGCCTTTCGGCCTTATATTTCCGCAGAGCAGCTGGATTAGAATCAATCAGCTGGGCTACCTGAACAAGTCTGTAAAAGTGGCTGTTCTGGTAAGCAAGGAGAACTTAAATGTAAAGTCTTTTGAGCTTTGCGATGCCATGACAGGAAAAAGCGTCTGGAAATCAAAGAGTGTAAAGCCGTACGGTAATTATGGCGCATTTGCAAGCTCATTCAGGCTCAATTTTTCCGATTTCAAAAAAGACGGAGCCTACTACCTGAAAGCAGGCGATGTAAAGTCACCTTCATTCAGAATCGGCAACGACGTTTATAATGGCACGGCAGACTTTCTCTTAAAATATATGCGCCAGCAGCAGTGCGGATATAATCCTTTCATCAAGGACAGCTGCCATACGCATGACGGGTTTATCATTTTCCATCCCGATCCCAAAGTGGATTCAACGCATATTGATGTTGTAGGCGGCTGGCACGATGCTTCGGATTACCTGCAGTACGTTACAACTTCTGCAAATGCCGTTTTCGACCTCATGTTTGCCTATGAGCAGAATCCCACCTCTTTCGGCGATGAATACGATAAGGACGGAAATCCCGGAGCAAACGGCGTTCCCGATATACTCGACCAGGCAAAATGGGGTATGGACTGGCTTGTTAAGATGAACCCGTCCAAGGACATGATGTTCAACCAGATTGCAGACGACCGTGACCACGCGGGCTTCAAGATGCCGAGCCAGGATCCTGTTACTTACGGCAAGGGCAAGGAAAGGCCTGTCTACTTCTGTACCGGAGAGCCGCAGGGCGTCTTCAAAAATAAAAACAGGGCAACCGGCATCGCTTCAACCGCAGGAAAATTTGCTGCTGCTTTCTCAATGGGAAGCGAGATCTTCAGCAAGTACTACCCTGAATTTGCCAAAGTGCTGAAGACGAAGGCCGTTGAGGCCTATGAACTTGGCGTTAAGCATCCCGGAGTCTGCCAGACCGCTCCATGCGTATCCCCTTATTTTTATGAGGAAGATAACTGGGTGGACGATATGGAACTGGCTGCCACACAGCTTTACCAGTATACAGGGAAGAATTACCTTAAGGATGCGGCCCAGTACGGAAAACAGGAGCCTGTCACTCCATGGATGGGCGCCGATACGGCAAGGCATTACCAGTGGTACCCCTTCATGAACCTGGGGCACTATTACCTGGCAAAAAGCAGCGATAAAGCGATTGCAAAGGAATTTACAGCTGACTTCAAAAAGGGAATTGACAACGTTTACCAGAAGGGTAAGAGCAATCCGTTCCTAATTGGAATTCCTTTTATCTGGTGCTCAAATAACCTGGTAAGTGCCATGCTTACACAGTCGCACCTCTATTATACACTGACTAAAGACGCTTCCTATCAGGAAATGGAAGCCGGGCTTCGCGACTGGCTTTTCGGCTGCAACCCCTGGGGAACCAGCATGATTATGGGACTGCCAAAGAATGGCGATAACCCGGTAGACCCGCACTCTGCTTTTTCTGCTGTTTACCACATGCAGGTTGATGGCGGACTGGTGGACGGCCCGGTTTATACTTCAATTTTTAACATGCTTAAGGGCCTTACGCTCCACGAACCGGACGAATATGCACAGTTCCAGAGCAAACGCATTGTCTATCACGACGATTTCGGCGATTACTCTACAAATGAGCCTACAATGGACGGAACGGCAAGCCTGACTTACTACCTTGGCGCACTCCAGGCCGAGGGAAACAAAGACCAGGCAGGCCTCATAAAAAAAAAAGTGAAATAA
- a CDS encoding MATE family efflux transporter yields the protein MKNTFRYHFKNTALLAYPVAIGQLGHVMMGVVDSLFVGRLGAVPLAAASIANSLFFLIFVIGLGVTFAISPLVAIASSGGRLKECGLILCNGLVINVTVAFLLIAVILAGSGFLKYLNQPEDVARLAAVYIRIIGLSILPMMIFQTFRQFTEGLSIMRPAMVINIVANLVNALGNWVLVFGKLGLPALGFEGSALATLLTRVFMAVVMTLYVLRSVRFKKYGLNFGIRKLNAAISQKILGIGFSSGFQYFFEVGAFSSAAVMIGWIGTLPLAAHQIALNLATIPYMAATGISAAAAIRVGSAAGRGDVSEIRRAGFSAIILTALLEVVSGLIFVLFRDSLPSLYINNAQVIGIASSLLIIAAFFQISDGVQAVALGALRGITDVKVPTLITFISYWVLGLPVGYLFAFYLGFGVRGVWFGFIVGLTASALLLTSRFHFGSKKALFYG from the coding sequence ATGAAAAACACCTTTAGATATCATTTTAAGAATACGGCTCTTCTTGCCTACCCGGTAGCTATAGGGCAGCTGGGGCATGTAATGATGGGCGTTGTGGACAGTCTTTTTGTGGGCAGGCTTGGCGCCGTGCCTCTTGCCGCGGCATCAATTGCAAACAGCCTTTTCTTCCTCATTTTTGTCATCGGACTTGGTGTTACCTTTGCCATTTCACCTCTTGTTGCCATTGCCAGCAGCGGCGGGCGTCTGAAGGAATGCGGCCTTATACTCTGTAACGGACTGGTAATAAACGTCACTGTGGCATTTCTTCTTATTGCAGTCATTCTTGCGGGTTCCGGCTTCTTAAAATATCTTAACCAGCCTGAGGACGTGGCGCGCCTGGCTGCGGTTTACATCAGGATAATAGGGCTTTCAATTCTTCCAATGATGATATTCCAGACTTTCAGGCAGTTTACAGAAGGGCTCAGCATTATGCGTCCTGCAATGGTAATAAACATAGTGGCTAACCTTGTCAATGCTTTGGGCAACTGGGTGCTGGTTTTCGGCAAACTGGGTCTTCCGGCGCTGGGTTTTGAGGGCTCGGCACTTGCAACTTTACTGACGCGAGTCTTTATGGCAGTTGTCATGACGCTCTATGTTCTTCGTTCAGTACGCTTCAAAAAGTACGGCCTTAACTTCGGCATCAGGAAGCTGAATGCCGCCATATCCCAAAAGATACTGGGGATAGGGTTTTCGAGCGGATTCCAGTACTTTTTCGAAGTAGGGGCTTTTTCATCTGCTGCTGTTATGATAGGCTGGATCGGAACGCTCCCCCTGGCAGCGCACCAGATCGCCCTTAACCTGGCTACAATACCTTACATGGCCGCTACGGGCATTTCTGCTGCCGCGGCAATCAGGGTTGGCAGTGCAGCAGGGCGGGGGGATGTTTCAGAAATCAGGCGTGCAGGCTTCAGCGCAATAATACTTACAGCGCTCCTGGAAGTGGTCTCGGGCCTGATATTCGTTTTGTTCAGGGATTCCCTCCCATCTTTATATATAAATAACGCACAGGTTATTGGAATTGCCTCCTCGCTTCTTATTATTGCCGCTTTCTTTCAGATCTCCGACGGCGTTCAGGCAGTTGCACTCGGAGCATTAAGAGGAATTACGGACGTTAAGGTCCCGACTCTGATAACTTTTATTTCCTACTGGGTACTGGGGCTTCCTGTGGGGTATCTCTTTGCCTTTTATCTGGGTTTCGGCGTCAGGGGCGTCTGGTTCGGTTTTATTGTTGGACTTACGGCATCGGCTCTTCTTTTAACCTCACGCTTTCATTTCGGCAGCAAAAAAGCGTTATTTTACGGATAA
- a CDS encoding response regulator transcription factor, giving the protein MRKILVVEDDKMLLGLISEILSSNGFSCLEAGNGKDALAQFYSEGADLIISDVLMPVMDGYEVLKEIRKNTLIYVPFILLTGKSERSDFRRGMELGADDFISKPFTEEELLGAVQAQLRKWDAFNLIHFQEKTGYRGAPEGEESQVKRLDLNDHILLTVDNQPKILKVNDLKCISALGDYTNVFTSEGKFIVRRSMKEWEEILPKKFFIRIHRSTIINLDFVDKIEKLLNRSYKVYLQNIPKPFIISRRYGNKFKEKFS; this is encoded by the coding sequence ATGAGGAAAATCCTGGTAGTTGAAGACGATAAGATGCTTCTTGGGCTTATAAGTGAAATTCTTTCAAGTAACGGCTTCAGCTGTCTGGAGGCCGGGAACGGGAAAGATGCCCTTGCGCAGTTTTACAGCGAAGGGGCGGATCTTATAATCTCCGACGTGCTCATGCCCGTCATGGACGGCTATGAAGTCTTAAAGGAGATAAGGAAAAATACTCTTATCTACGTGCCTTTTATTCTGCTTACAGGAAAGTCCGAAAGGTCCGATTTCAGAAGGGGGATGGAACTTGGGGCCGACGACTTCATTTCAAAGCCTTTTACTGAAGAGGAACTCCTGGGAGCCGTTCAGGCACAGCTCAGGAAATGGGATGCCTTTAATTTAATCCATTTCCAGGAAAAAACGGGCTACAGAGGTGCCCCGGAAGGAGAAGAGTCCCAGGTAAAGAGGCTCGACCTTAACGATCATATTCTCCTTACGGTGGATAACCAGCCCAAAATACTGAAGGTAAACGACCTGAAATGCATTTCCGCATTGGGGGATTACACAAACGTTTTTACTTCAGAGGGGAAATTCATTGTAAGAAGGTCCATGAAGGAATGGGAGGAGATACTGCCGAAGAAGTTTTTTATCAGAATACACCGCTCTACAATAATTAACCTCGATTTTGTGGATAAAATAGAGAAACTGCTTAACCGCAGCTATAAAGTTTACCTGCAGAATATTCCCAAGCCTTTCATTATAAGCAGGCGCTACGGGAACAAGTTTAAGGAGAAATTCAGCTGA
- a CDS encoding PhoH family protein, whose product MAAKKQKKIFVIDTNVILYDHTCIYNFQEHDVVIPIVVLEELDNFKKGSDSINYEAREFIRELNDISGPGLFTKGLPLGKSSGHLFIEVSPPQSELVNHAFIQKMPDHMILALADELRKKHASRQVILITKDINLRMKAKSIGLQAEDYETGKIRNLDELYCGWQQCDGFDSSVIARFYDEPYSVPKEELSLPVTPLAHQYFILKNRSSSALVHFNQKNDQFERVNKPMAYGIEPRNAEQIFAMDALLKPEVALVALTGKAGTGKTLLALAAALQQRRSFQQIYLARPVVPLGNNDIGYLPGDIKSKLDPYMQPLWDNLSVIRTKFQPESPELRRIADMIQNEKLLIAPLAYIRGRSLSNIFFIVDEAQNLTPHEVKTIITRAGEGAKIVFTGDIYQIDTPYLDSQSNGLTYLVDRMKGQELFAHINLVKGERSQLAEVASNLL is encoded by the coding sequence ATGGCAGCAAAAAAACAAAAGAAGATCTTTGTCATAGACACAAACGTGATACTTTACGATCACACCTGCATATACAACTTCCAGGAGCATGACGTAGTTATACCGATTGTGGTCCTGGAAGAGCTGGATAATTTCAAGAAAGGGAGCGACTCCATAAACTATGAGGCCCGGGAGTTCATAAGGGAGCTTAATGATATCTCCGGCCCGGGGCTATTTACAAAAGGCCTCCCCTTAGGGAAAAGTTCAGGCCACCTCTTTATAGAGGTCAGCCCGCCGCAGTCGGAACTGGTCAATCACGCATTCATACAGAAGATGCCCGATCACATGATTCTTGCACTTGCAGATGAGCTGAGGAAAAAGCATGCCTCAAGACAGGTCATTCTGATTACTAAAGACATAAACCTCAGGATGAAAGCCAAATCAATAGGGCTTCAGGCCGAGGACTACGAAACCGGAAAGATAAGGAACCTGGACGAGCTTTACTGCGGCTGGCAGCAGTGCGATGGCTTCGACAGCTCTGTAATTGCCAGGTTTTATGATGAGCCCTATTCTGTGCCGAAAGAAGAACTTTCCCTTCCTGTAACTCCGCTTGCGCATCAGTATTTTATACTTAAGAACCGCAGCTCAAGCGCGCTGGTGCACTTCAACCAGAAGAACGATCAGTTTGAAAGGGTCAATAAGCCCATGGCCTACGGCATTGAACCCCGGAACGCGGAGCAGATATTTGCCATGGACGCCCTCCTGAAGCCCGAAGTTGCCCTTGTGGCCCTTACGGGCAAGGCCGGAACAGGCAAGACTCTCCTTGCCCTTGCAGCGGCACTCCAGCAAAGGCGGTCTTTCCAGCAGATCTATCTTGCAAGACCTGTAGTGCCCCTTGGCAATAATGATATAGGTTACCTGCCGGGCGACATAAAAAGCAAGCTGGATCCTTATATGCAGCCCCTTTGGGACAACCTGTCCGTAATAAGGACAAAATTCCAGCCCGAGAGCCCCGAGCTCAGGCGCATTGCCGATATGATACAGAATGAAAAGCTTCTTATTGCCCCGCTGGCATACATTAGGGGAAGGAGCCTGAGCAATATATTCTTTATTGTTGACGAGGCGCAGAACCTGACGCCGCATGAGGTGAAAACTATTATTACGCGCGCAGGCGAAGGGGCCAAGATTGTCTTTACAGGGGACATATACCAGATAGATACCCCCTACCTCGACAGCCAGTCCAACGGACTCACATACCTGGTGGACCGGATGAAAGGGCAGGAGCTCTTTGCGCACATAAATCTGGTAAAAGGTGAACGAAGCCAGCTTGCCGAGGTTGCAAGCAATCTGCTGTAG
- a CDS encoding DUF488 domain-containing protein produces MKSSGNIKIFTIGFTKKNAEKFFNLLTDNKVKRVIDIRLNNTSQLAGYAKAEDLKYFLKAVAGIEYTYLTELAPTQEIMDEAKKNKGDRKVFEKSYIALISKRKVEQMDIKELLDGSCLLCSEDRPDECHRKLASEYLKKKWGNVEIVHLF; encoded by the coding sequence ATGAAATCTTCAGGCAATATTAAAATCTTTACAATCGGCTTTACAAAGAAAAATGCTGAAAAGTTTTTTAACCTTCTGACTGATAATAAGGTAAAGAGGGTAATTGATATCAGGCTCAACAACACTTCACAGCTGGCGGGGTATGCCAAGGCAGAAGATCTGAAATATTTCTTAAAAGCTGTTGCCGGAATTGAATATACATATCTTACTGAACTGGCCCCTACGCAGGAAATTATGGATGAGGCTAAAAAGAACAAGGGCGACAGGAAGGTCTTTGAGAAAAGTTATATTGCGCTTATCTCCAAAAGGAAAGTCGAGCAGATGGATATTAAGGAGCTTCTTGACGGTTCATGCCTGCTCTGCAGTGAAGACAGGCCCGATGAATGCCACAGGAAGCTCGCCTCTGAGTACCTTAAGAAGAAGTGGGGGAATGTTGAAATTGTACATCTCTTCTGA